A stretch of the Ctenopharyngodon idella isolate HZGC_01 chromosome 14, HZGC01, whole genome shotgun sequence genome encodes the following:
- the gm2a gene encoding ganglioside GM2 activator: protein MKSCASVFIALFAANCFLLEGSSHLLSRKISKLTTVWGFSWQDCDKPNDPARLKTLNISPDPIPIPGQLTAYASGTTSVELASPLSVNVTLEKEVAGIWVKIPCLEEIGSCHYPNVCDLLDQLIPPGQDCPEPLHTYGLPCHCPFKAGDYSLPTSDIYIPEVELPGWLTNGNYKVQGVLGSSEKELGCLKIAFSLHSSK, encoded by the exons ATGAAAAgctgcgcttccgtgtttatcgCTCTTTTCGCTGCAAACTGTTTTTTGCTGGAAGGCTCGAGCCACTTGCTCAGCAGGAAAATCTCTAAATTAACCACG GTGTGGGGATTTTCTTGGCAAGACTGCGATAAACCAAATGATCCTGCACGATTAAAGACTCTTAATATATCCCCAGATCCCATTCCCATTCCAGGACAGTTAACAGCATATGCATCAGGCACAACATCAGTAGAGCTGGCATCTCCTCTCTCT GTGAACGTGACGCTGGAAAAAGAAGTAGCTGGTATTTGGGTGAAAATACCCTGTCTGGAAGAAATAGGAAGTTGTCATTATCCAAATGTCTGTGACCTACTCGATCAGCTGATCCCCCCTGGACAGGACTGTCCTGAGCCTCTGCATACATACGGCCTGCCCTGCCACTGCCCGTTCAAAGCT ggtGATTATTCTTTGCCGACGTCAGATATCTACATACCGGAAGTTGAACTGCCTGGCTGGCTGACCAATGGCAATTACAAAGTACAGGGTGTTTTAGGAAGCTCTGAGAAAGAACTGGGATGCCTCAAAATCGCCTTCTCGTTGCATTCCTCAAAGTAA